Proteins from a genomic interval of Paenibacillus sp. FSL R5-0623:
- a CDS encoding GlsB/YeaQ/YmgE family stress response membrane protein has protein sequence MYLIWILIVGGLIGWLSGNLIGRDVPGGVLGNIIAGFVGSWLGYELLGPRGPVVGGFHIIPAIVGSIIALLIFYALARGGAFRRR, from the coding sequence GTGTATTTAATCTGGATACTTATTGTCGGTGGGCTAATTGGCTGGTTAAGTGGAAATCTGATTGGACGGGACGTGCCGGGAGGCGTACTCGGCAATATCATTGCTGGCTTTGTTGGATCGTGGTTAGGGTATGAACTGTTGGGACCGAGGGGGCCGGTGGTGGGTGGATTTCATATCATACCCGCGATCGTTGGGTCGATCATTGCTCTCTTGATTTTCTATGCTCTGGCGCGCGGTGGAGCGTTCCGAAGACGTTAA
- a CDS encoding MarR family transcriptional regulator, which translates to MHSREDTPYMDLFQIIGLKLKKRADESIKELGLSSQQGKVIDYIYENQDNHIIQKDLADRFHLRGASVTSMLQGLEQKGFIERKIPANNERQKNIYVLPKAVDLIEDFNNSFQKVEDEIVQALNDEEKHILKKLLIRINERI; encoded by the coding sequence TTCCCGAGAAGATACGCCTTATATGGATTTGTTTCAAATTATCGGTCTTAAGTTAAAGAAAAGAGCAGATGAGAGTATAAAAGAGCTAGGATTAAGTTCTCAACAAGGAAAAGTAATCGATTATATTTATGAGAATCAAGATAATCATATTATTCAAAAGGATCTTGCAGATCGGTTTCATCTGCGTGGGGCAAGCGTTACAAGCATGCTTCAAGGTCTAGAGCAAAAAGGTTTCATCGAACGTAAAATCCCGGCCAATAATGAACGGCAAAAAAATATTTATGTATTACCAAAAGCGGTTGACTTGATTGAAGACTTCAATAACTCATTTCAAAAAGTGGAAGATGAAATCGTTCAAGCCCTTAATGATGAGGAGAAACACATCTTAAAGAAATTACTGATCAGAATTAATGAACGCATATAA